The proteins below come from a single Zea mays cultivar B73 chromosome 8, Zm-B73-REFERENCE-NAM-5.0, whole genome shotgun sequence genomic window:
- the LOC109941485 gene encoding uncharacterized protein LOC109941485, producing MAASSLSRPATPAALRHGACHGLGLALPRSLPLSAATRCAALRRDASGGRDQYGGALVDEGMPVLRRRIREAWMVETNYEAPAEWAPWEKRYYPAYVSDVSSLVGALQLLLMGTRPGVAIAVAALVLASVPVSTVAALHHLAMVAEAVLQSVHHIS from the coding sequence ATGGCTGCTTCTTCCCTCTCCCGTCCAGCAACGCCGGCCGCGCTCCGGCACGGGGCGTGCCACGGGCTGGGGCTGGCGCTACCGAGGAGTTTGCCGCTGTCGGCGGCAACGCGATGCGCCGCGCTACGCCGGGACGCGAGCGGCGGCCGGGACCAGTACGGAGGCGCGCTGGTGGACGAGGGCATGCCCGTGCTGCGGCGGCGGATCCGGGAGGCGTGGATGGTGGAGACCAACTACGAGGCGCCCGCCGAGTGGGCGCCGTGGGAGAAGCGGTACTACCCCGCCTACGTCTCCGACGTGTCTAGCCTCGTCGGCGCGCTGCAGCTGCTGCTCATGGGCACCAGGCCCGGCGTCGCCATCGCCGTCGCCGCCCTGGTGCTGGCCAGCGTCCCCGTGTCCACCGTCGCCGCGCTACACCATCTGGCGATGGTGGCCGAGGCCGTCCTGCAGTCCGTCCATCACATTTCTTGA
- the LOC100285631 gene encoding ABC-2 type transporter family protein precursor, giving the protein MEVRGLGQLLAALAAAFFVRAIAGPGPALLPPAEDTETDEADAEAGEGGGGGVPPVTIRWARITCALKNKRGEVARFLLSNVSGEAKPGRLLALMGPSGSGKTTLLNVLAGQLAASSSLHLSGFLYINGRPISKGGYKIAFVRQEDLFFSQLTVRETLSLAAELQLPDLWAPERKESYVNDLLLRMGLVNCADSIVGDAKVRGISGGEKKRLSLACELIASPSVIFADEPTTGLDAFQAEKVMETLRQLAQDGHTVICSIHQPRGSVYGKFDDIVLLSDGETVYMGPAKEEPLTYFSSLGYQCPDHMNPAEFLADLISIDYGSTESVQSSQKRIENLIEAFSNKSVVTEGNNLIAIPEDPELSAKLVRKTTVKKRHGWWRQFRLLFKRAWMQAFRDGPTNKVRSRMSVASAVIFGSVFWRMGKSQTSIQDRMGLLQVAAINTAMAALTKTVGVFPKERSIVDRERAKGSYALGPYLSSKLLAEIPIGAAFPLIFGSILYPMAKLHPTFSRFAKFCGIVTVESFAASAMGLTVGAMAPTTEAAMALGPSLMTVFIVFGGYYVNPDNTPVIFRWIPRISLIRWAFQGLCINEFKGLQFEQQHSYDIQTGEQALERFSLGGIRIADTLVAQGRILMFWYWSTYLLLKKNRPKYQQLLPPLEQDKNKPQVE; this is encoded by the exons ATGGAGGTCAGGGGACTGGGGCAGCTCCTGGCGGCGCTGGCCGCGGCGTTCTTCGTCCGCGCCATCGCGGGACCCGGTCCCGCCCTCCTTCCGCCGGCGGAGGACACGGAGACCGACGAGGCCGACGCGGAGGCTGGCGagggaggtggtggtggtgtgccGCCCGTGACCATCCGGTGGGCTCGCATCACCTGTGCATTGAAGAACAAGCGCGGGGAAGTG GCAAGGTTTCTGTTGTCAAATGTGTCAGGGGAGGCGAAACCGGGGAGGCTGCTTGCACTAATGGGGCCATCGGGCTCTGGCAAAACAACTTTGCTCAATGTGCTAGCAGGGCAGCTCGCCGCATCGTCTTCCTTGCACCTTTCCGGGTTTCTGTATATCAATGGTCGGCCTATCTCGAAGGGCGGATATAA GATTGCTTTTGTCAGGCAGGAAGACCTGTTCTTCTCACAGCTCACTGTGCGGGAGACGCTCTCACTTGCTGCTGAGCTCCAGCTTCCTGACTTGTGGGCTCCTGAGAGAAAGGAGAGCTATGTCAATGATCTTTTGTTACGTATGGGGTTG GTCAATTGTGCTGATTCTATTGTTGGTGATGCAAAAGTTCGTGGAATAAGTGGGGGTGAGAAGAAGCGCCTCTCACTTGCATGTGAGTTGATTGCTAGCCCTTCAGTCATCTTTGCAGACGAACCAACAACAG GCCTTGATGCCTTCCAAGCTGAGAAGGTCATGGAGACTCTTCGTCAACTTGCTCAGGATGGGCACACTGTTATCTGTTCGATACACCAGCCAAGAGGTTCAGTCTATGGCAAATTTGATGACATCGTACTACTGTCAGATGGAGAAACTGTATACATGGGACCTGCAAAAGAAGAACCTCTAACATACTTCTCATCATTAGG GTACCAGTGTCCAGATCATATGAACCCTGCCGAGTTCTTGGCTGATCTCATTTCCATTGATTATGGCTCAACTGAAAGTGTACAGTCATCACAGAAAAGGATCGAGAATCTCATTGAGGCGTTTTCTAACAAATCTGTGGTCACTGAAGGTAACAATTTAATTGCAATTCCAGAGGATCCTGAATTGTCTGCCAAACTTGTTCGGAAGACTACAGTGAAGAAAAGacatggttggtggaggcaatttCGTTTGCTTTTTAAGCGAGCATGGATGCAG GCTTTTCGTGATGGACCAACAAACAAAGTGAGATCACGAATGTCTGTTGCTTCAGCAGTTATATTTGGATCTGTGTTTTGGCGAATGGGAAAATCTCAAACATCCATACAAGACAGGATGGGACTACTTCAG GTGGCTGCCATAAACACAGCAATGGCTGCATTGACAAAGACTGTGGGAGTTTTCCCAAAAGAACGGAGTATAGTTGACAGAGAACGAGCAAAAGGTTCCTATGCACTTGGACCATATCTTTCATCTAAGTTGTTGGCTGAGATTCCCATTGGAGCAGCATTTCCATTGatatttggatcaattctctatCCAATGGCTAAACTTCACCCAACATTTTCTAG ATTTGCCAAATTCTGTGGTATTGTGACTGTTGAGTCATTTGCTGCATCAGCAATGGGTCTCACTGTTGGAGCAATGGCTCCTACAACTGAAGCTGCAATGGCTCTTGGGCCATCCCTTATGACAGTGTTTATTGTATTTGGAGGATACTATGTTAACCCTGACAATACTCCAGTCATATTTCGTTGGATCCCAAGAATATCTCTCATTAGATG GGCCTTTCAAGGGCTTTGCATTAACGAGTTCAAGGGTCTGCAATTTGAGCAACAACATTCATATGACATTCAAACGGGTGAACAG GCCTTGGAAAGGTTTTCATTGGGAGGAATTCGAATTGCAGATACTCTGGTTGCACAGGGTAGGATTCTGATGTTCTGGTACTGGTCAACCTACCTTCTTCTGAAGAAAAACAGACCGAAGTATCAGCAGCTCCTTCCACCATTGGAACAAGATAAAAATAAGCCGCAGGTGGAATAA